TCCGTTGTGTGTGTCCGTATAGTTCGACGCAGCCCGCAGGGCTACAACCTCAGACGCCCCTGTGTCACGTAGCGCGCGTGCAACATCCTTGCCGAACTCGACCAGCTGATCGGCCTCCGGTAGACCGTCGCGGAACGCTAGCCGCTCCGGCTTGCCGTCGACCACGGCTTCTCCGTCCGCAACCACGAGGTAGGCAAACGACGATGTACAGGCGACCCCGAGCGTAGCCATGGTTCTCCTCCTACCTATGCCAGTCGCAGCCGGTCAGGGCATGTGGCACCTGACCGGACGTGACCCTAGTCCAACCCCCGTAGAGCTCCTAACACGATCTTGATAGTCGTCGCTGGTTAGGACAGCGGTAGATGTGGTTCGTTCTATACGGGCGAGCAAGCCGTGGATCATCGATGACGACCTGTGAGACCCAACCGATCCGCTGCTTCCGCCCTCGCCACAATGATCCCTCGGACCGCAACCGGAGCGCGACCGGCTCTGCCCGCAAGGCATCCTGTACGTGCTCCACATCAGATTGGCTGGAGAAACTGCCCCAGGAGTCAAGCTTCGGCTCCGGGATGACCTGCTGGCGCAGGCTACGCCGCTGGGCCGACGCTGACGTGATCGACCCGCTCGCCTCCTGGCGCCCCGCATCGCCGCCAACACCGCCGGCCCTGACCGGGCCGGCACCCTCTGTTGACCGACGGGCCTGGCTCTCTGGCGTCTACCGGCGGCGGTAGCGGCGGCTTCCGGCGGCGGGTGACCAGCGCTCATCCACTACCGGAAGGGATACTTCCCGTATCGGCAACCATCCCCTGCCTCCCCTCTTGACAATCCGTCGTCGACGTATTCCCTGGTGAGGTCAGGAATTGCTCGACGCAGATGGTTGAAGGCGAAATCCACCAGGTGGGATACTATCCAAAATCGATTACCACCACAGGCAGCTCGCGCCACCACGCATCGATCGTGCGCCACACATCGGGGGTGTCATGCAGAACCACCCACTCACCGCAGCACGCGAACGCCTGGGCCTGACCCGCCGGCAACTCGCCGACGCCGTCAACAAGATCCTCTACCCCGACCCCGGACAAGCAGCCCACAGCGCCTTCACCGCCAACTACCTGGGCAAACTCGAAAACGGCAAGATCCGCTACCCCGCCGAGGACTACCGCACCGCCCTGCGCATCGCCCTCAACGCCGACACCGACGACGAACTCGGATTCCGCAACCGGCGCACGGTAGTACAGCAGGATGCTGCTGTTGTCGACTCGGAGATCAGTGCCGTCTCCGGCAACAGGAGGATTGTGCCCGCTGCCCGAAGCGTAGGTTCCGAAGGGCTGGTCGAGCAGCCCTCGGTCATCCTGGCCCGGATTCGCGAGAACAACGACGCGAGCGTCAACCACGCTCTGCTGGACACTCTGGATCTCTACGTTTCGGATATCGTCGCACGCTACGAGGAGGAAGGGCCGCTCACGCTGGCCGCCGACGTGGTGCGGCAACGACGCTGGGTGCAGAGCCTCATCCCGCTGCGGATGCAGCCCCGGTACAGCGCTCGGCTGCTTGCCATCGCCGGGCAGCTCTCCGGGCTGCTCAGCTACATGTCGGTCAATCTCGGCCGGTTCAGCTCCGCGCGGGCCTACGGGATCGAGGCGTTTCAGCTCGCCGACTTCGCGGAGGACCGGGAACTGAAGGCGTGGGTCCGGGGCACGCAGAGCTTCGCCGAGTTCTACGACGGGCAGTACCGCAAGGCGCTCGGCTACGCCGTGGACGGCCGCCGGTTCGCCGGCCGTGGAGCGCAGGCGGTACGTCTCGCCGTCAACGGCGAGGCACGAGCGCACGCGAAGCTCGGCCAGACGCAGGAGGCAGAACAGGCGATCGGCACCGCCTACGAGGTGCTCTCAGGCCTGTCGCCCGAGCCCGGCATGAGTTCATGCGTCTCGTTTGGCCTCTACAGCGAGGCACGGGTGGCATCGAACGCGGCGACGGCGTACCTGGCGCTGGGACGCACCGAGCAGGTTCTCGACCTGGCCGGCCGCGCGGTCACGATCGTCGACACGTCACCGTCCGTGTGGAGCCAGGCCCTGGTCCGGCTGGACCTGGCAACCGCGCTGGCAGGCGGGAATCGACCCGACGTCGAACAGGCCACCGACGTCGCCCGCCAGGCCATGCGAGCCTGCCAGGACAACCAGATCGAGTCGATACGTCAGCGAACCCGCGCCCTCGCCACGATGGTCAGGGAGAACTTCGACGATCCCTGCGCCGAGTCGTTCGTCGACGAGGTACACACGTGGCTCGACGAAGGCCGAGGGAACCGATGACGATGCAGCCCGGAGCGTTGGACCACGACCACGAACGCCCCTGGGCGGACCAAGAGTGGACGCAGTTCCAGCGGGTCCAACGGATGGTCAACCACTGGGACCGGCCGGGGTGGACCCCGGGCCGGCGCTCCTACCACTGGATGGTGATGCTCGGCCACGTCCCAGCCCTCACCGCCATGGCGACCCACTGTCAAGAGCAACTGCGCGACCTACCCCACCTCGACCTGGTCCCGATAGCCAGCCTGCACATCACGATGCAGCGACTAGCTTTCACCGACGAAGTCTCACCTGACGTGGCCGCAGCTGTGGTCAACGAAGTACGCAGGCGCTGCGCCGATCTTCCGGCCGTCCCCATCGAGATCGGCCCGCTTGCCGGGTCGCCAGGCGCAGTCCGCTTCAGTGTCGGTCCCCCAGAACCCGTCAGCAGGCTCCGTAACCTCATCTGCGGATCCATCGCCGAGGTCTGCGGCAACGCAGCCCTACCCGAACGGGCAAGCAGGTTCGTCCCCCACGTCAGCATCGCCTACCACAACACCACCGCCAACGCGCAACCCCTCATCCAGCGAGTAGCCAGCCTTCGGCACCTCCGGCCGGTCACCACGGTCGTCCAATCCGTTGACCTGGTCGAGCTACGCCGCGAGGGCCACCAGTACATCGCGTCAAAGCACGCCGGCGTCTCCTTGACTAACGGTCCGTTGCAGCACCGCTAGACGCCGTTTCGACAGGTGACAGGCACATCACTCGCCTGCAGACGTCGTGACGGTCGCCGACGTTGCCGGCTCGTGATCGACGCCTTCGATACCGTCCGTCCAGATCATCGCTGGCCACGCCGTACGTGTGCCGTCGGCCGCCGACAGCGCGTCGAGCGGCAAGGCTGTCATCCCGGGACACTTTCGTACCAGCACCTGCCCCAACCTAAGCAAGCCGATCTCGATCTTGGAGTCGATCCACGGACCGAACAGGCCACGACGTAGCTCCGAGATCTCAACTGCTTCGACCGCCTCGCCAGCGGTCCTGGTCAGCCTGCGGACCGTTGCTGCGGCTTGAAGACTTCCACTCCAGCCAGGTCTGCTCGTCGGCGGGCTCGGCGTGGGGTAGACGGCGTCCAGTACGGCCGCCCACTTGGAGGGGCGGACGGATCGTTTGGACGTGTCCATGTTCAGGACATACCGAACCTACTGCGTGCTCCGACAGGCCCGTGTAGCCGGGCGGCGGGGTGCCCGATGGTCAGCTCACCTGACGTTCGGCCGGCTCGCTGTCGTCGGTCGCATACGGACAAAAGCCTCCGATGTGCTGGTAGTGAGGGGCGGTCAGGCAGGTCCGGCGGGCACCGACGCGCAGCTGGCCGTGCCTACCGAGCATTAGACGTCTGTTTGCCGGATGGGCGGCAGGGTCCATGCGCCGCGCTCGAACGGCTGGATCATCTTTGGGCGACGATCCAGCCTCAGATATCCGATGGGCTATTGCGTGATCACTGTGTGATCGTGTTCGCTGGACGTGAGGCCACGCTTACCGATCGCAAAGAAGGTGAGGCATGTCGTGACAGGTGACGCTTCATCGAGAGTCGAGCAGGACCGCGACTTGATCATGAGCGTCGACCCGAGCGGCCAGCTTGCACTCGACCTATATCGACAACCGATCGAGGACGCGGGTGCCCCGACTCAGGGCAACTATCACTACCAGACGGAGATTATCGCGTCCTTCTGCCTGAGCATGCCGTCCGACCCTTCGATCAGCAAGATCATCTGCGAGTGGCACGAAGACTTCCTCATCGTGCGGGACCAGCCCCCATTCCTGGAGTTGGTGTCGGTGAAGCACCACGACCACACGGTGTACACCACGATGAACAAGCTGTGCGACGAAGGCGGCCTGACTCACCTCTTTGACAAGTGGCTCGGATACACCAGCGGCCCAGCAGCACGTCTAGCCAGCAACACGAGACTGGGCGGGAAACGCAGCGACCCGTCACCACTGGCCCTGTACGACGTGTGCCGGACAGCTGCGCTCGCTACCCCGGCCGGAACAAGGCTACTCGCGCACCTGGCGTGGGCCATGATGGACGTCGCGAGACGGACCGCCGAGCTGGAGAACCTACCGAGACCGACATCACCGTCGCCGCCCAAGG
The sequence above is a segment of the Solwaraspora sp. WMMD406 genome. Coding sequences within it:
- a CDS encoding 2'-5' RNA ligase family protein, which gives rise to MTMQPGALDHDHERPWADQEWTQFQRVQRMVNHWDRPGWTPGRRSYHWMVMLGHVPALTAMATHCQEQLRDLPHLDLVPIASLHITMQRLAFTDEVSPDVAAAVVNEVRRRCADLPAVPIEIGPLAGSPGAVRFSVGPPEPVSRLRNLICGSIAEVCGNAALPERASRFVPHVSIAYHNTTANAQPLIQRVASLRHLRPVTTVVQSVDLVELRREGHQYIASKHAGVSLTNGPLQHR